CAAAATTAAATACTTCATTCATATTTTTGGGTAGCAGTGCAACGATGAATATGATCGGAATCAGGCCGTACATGAAAGGTTGAATATTTTTTTTCGATAATTGAGCCAGACCCAACGATGCCACATAAAAAGAAATCGTATATGTCGAGAATATTTGCATGATCCAAATAACAAGCAAGAAGAACTCAAATCTTTCAAAGAGGAGACCCGTAATTTCAAAACTTCGCATGAGATCAAGCGTTGGCCAAGTACTTCTTACGACTCCATCAACAGACAATGCACCCACAACCATAATAAAAGTGATTATGTACAGAACTAGAGGTATTGAAGTACCTATAATCATTGCCTTTACGCCTTTTTTGGGATATTGCATAAACGCCGGAAGAATGAACATGATCTCATAGCCTATAAAAACAAGTGTTGTTGATCTCAACCCCTTAAGGACAGGAAAGATTCCCTCTCCTAACACAGGACGTAAATTATCAATATCAAATATTCTACTACTCAAAAACAAGCAAATTAATAAAACAACGATCGTAATCGGTAGTATAATCTCAAACAATCGCGCAATTGAATTGATCCCGCTCGTAATTAGATACAATCCAATCCACATGAAAGACATAACAATTGCCCATATAGGTGTACCTTCAAGTAAATAAAGCATAGTTACTTCAGCCATCACTCTGATCTGAAACGCAGATATAGCAACAACATAAAGGATCATCAGCGTGCTCAAACAACTACCGATCCAACTTCCTACAATTTCTTTTACGAATTGATAAATGGTTTTACCAGGAAATTGCTCACACAGTTTCACGATACATATTCCTGCGAGCATAATGATCAACCCGCCTAAAATTATTGATATCCAACCATCTGCAGATTTAACTCTCTCGGTTAAAGTTCTTGGAAGTGTAAGAACCCCAGATCCAAGCATATAGCAACTAATAATTACTATTGTTTGTGCCGTTGTTATCTTATCATCCGTCCGGGTAAACACAGAATCCTCCTCCTTTCCGCTCCCATTTATTTTTTACGGTCAGAATCCTTAGTCTTCATCATGAGCGGTCGGCGTTTCATCACCTTAAAGGGCAAACGAAATATAAAGTCTTTCCAATCATCTAATCTGTATGGAGCTGCAGGACTAATGTACGGCACTCCAAAACTTTTCAGCTTCACTAAATGGCTGAATAATAACAGAAAAAACAAAATTGTTCCATAAGCACCTAAAACAGCGGCGCAGAACATGGCCAGAAAACGTAATAATCGTAGCGTTATTCCTGCACTATACGTCGGAATGGCAAATGAAGAAATAGCAGTTACGGCTACAACGATAACTAGAAAGGGACTAACTAGACCCGCATTCACAGCTGCATCACCAATAATTAGACCACCAACGATACCCATAGCAGGACCTATAGGTTTCGGTAATCGGACTCCTGCTTCTCTTAATATTTCAATGGATGTTTCCATAATTAATGCCTCTATAAGAGATGGAAAGGGTACTCCTTGTCTCGCTTCAATAATAGACATAACCAACTTCGTAGGAATAAGCCCAGGGTGATAAGAAATAAACGATATATACAATGCAGGAGCAAATAAAGCAAAAAATGTTGCTAGAAATCGTAACATCCGCAAGAGCGTACCCGGTATCCATCTTTCATAATAATCCTCGGGTGACTGTAACAACATACTAAAGGTTACCGGCACAATCAGTGCAAACGGACTCCCATCCAGTAAAATTGCAACTCTCCCTTCCAACAATGAGTTAATGACTCGATCAGGTCGCTCGGT
The nucleotide sequence above comes from Paenibacillus sp. IHBB 10380. Encoded proteins:
- a CDS encoding GerAB/ArcD/ProY family transporter, which encodes MFTRTDDKITTAQTIVIISCYMLGSGVLTLPRTLTERVKSADGWISIILGGLIIMLAGICIVKLCEQFPGKTIYQFVKEIVGSWIGSCLSTLMILYVVAISAFQIRVMAEVTMLYLLEGTPIWAIVMSFMWIGLYLITSGINSIARLFEIILPITIVVLLICLFLSSRIFDIDNLRPVLGEGIFPVLKGLRSTTLVFIGYEIMFILPAFMQYPKKGVKAMIIGTSIPLVLYIITFIMVVGALSVDGVVRSTWPTLDLMRSFEITGLLFERFEFFLLVIWIMQIFSTYTISFYVASLGLAQLSKKNIQPFMYGLIPIIFIVALLPKNMNEVFNFGDFIGIMSYLFMLLPVLLLLITKIFKKGAVKEDE